Proteins encoded in a region of the Puniceibacterium sp. IMCC21224 genome:
- a CDS encoding bifunctional UDP-sugar hydrolase/5'-nucleotidase codes for MSFRLMTSAAVLALSAGAASADYSLTILHTNDFHARFEPISKYDSGCSAEDNTAGECFGGSARLVTAIEAARARSNNSILVDGGDQFQGTLFYTYYKGKLAAEMMNKMGYTAMTVGNHEFDDGPEVLRGFMDALDFPILMSNADVSGEEMLAGKLMKSTVIEQGGEKIGFIGLTPQDTDELASPGPNVTFSDPVVAVQGEVDKMTAEGVNKIIVLSHSGLKVDERVAAETTGVDVIVGGHDNSLLSNTIEGAKGPYPVMVGDTAIVQAYAYGKFLGELNVTFDDDGVITEAVGEPIVLDGGVAEDEGTVARITEAAAPLEEIRNKVVAESAEAIVGDRDVCRAMECSMGNLVADAMLARVADQGIQIAIANSGGLRASIDAGEVTMGEVLTVLPFQNTLSTFFVSGQIVIDALENGASQIEEGAGRFVQVAGITLTIDPAAEPGSRVSDVMVAGAPIDLGATYGLVSNNYVRNGGDGFKMFVDATDAYDFGPDLADVTAEYLAENAPYTPYTDGRITLK; via the coding sequence ATGTCTTTTCGTCTTATGACCAGCGCCGCGGTGCTGGCACTAAGCGCTGGTGCCGCCAGCGCCGACTATTCGCTGACGATTCTGCACACCAATGATTTTCATGCCCGGTTTGAGCCGATCAGCAAATACGATTCGGGTTGTTCGGCCGAGGACAACACTGCTGGCGAATGCTTTGGCGGGTCGGCGCGCTTGGTGACGGCGATCGAGGCGGCGCGGGCGCGGTCGAACAATTCGATCCTTGTCGACGGCGGTGATCAGTTTCAGGGCACGCTGTTTTATACCTATTACAAGGGCAAGCTTGCCGCCGAAATGATGAACAAGATGGGCTATACGGCGATGACCGTGGGCAACCACGAATTCGACGACGGCCCAGAGGTGCTGCGCGGCTTTATGGATGCGCTGGATTTCCCGATCCTGATGTCCAATGCTGATGTGTCGGGCGAGGAAATGCTGGCTGGCAAGCTGATGAAATCGACCGTGATCGAACAGGGCGGCGAAAAGATCGGCTTTATTGGCCTGACGCCGCAGGACACCGATGAACTGGCCAGCCCCGGCCCGAACGTGACCTTTTCCGATCCCGTGGTTGCCGTGCAGGGTGAGGTCGATAAGATGACCGCCGAGGGCGTGAACAAGATCATCGTGCTGTCGCACTCCGGCCTGAAAGTGGATGAACGCGTCGCTGCTGAAACAACCGGCGTCGATGTGATCGTCGGCGGGCATGACAATTCGCTGCTGTCCAATACCATCGAAGGTGCCAAGGGTCCGTATCCTGTCATGGTCGGCGACACCGCGATTGTGCAGGCCTATGCCTATGGCAAATTCCTGGGCGAACTGAATGTGACCTTTGACGACGACGGTGTGATCACCGAGGCCGTCGGAGAGCCGATTGTACTAGACGGAGGCGTTGCCGAGGATGAAGGCACCGTCGCCCGCATAACCGAAGCTGCCGCGCCGCTGGAAGAAATCCGCAACAAAGTGGTCGCCGAATCCGCCGAAGCGATTGTCGGTGACCGGGATGTCTGTCGTGCGATGGAATGTTCGATGGGCAACCTCGTGGCGGATGCGATGCTGGCACGGGTTGCCGATCAGGGCATCCAGATCGCCATCGCCAACTCGGGTGGTCTGCGGGCGTCGATTGACGCCGGTGAGGTCACGATGGGCGAAGTGCTGACGGTGCTGCCGTTCCAGAACACGCTGTCGACATTCTTTGTTAGTGGTCAGATCGTGATCGACGCACTGGAAAACGGTGCTAGTCAGATCGAAGAAGGCGCCGGCCGTTTTGTGCAGGTGGCAGGCATTACGCTGACGATTGATCCGGCAGCCGAGCCGGGCAGCCGCGTATCCGATGTCATGGTGGCTGGTGCGCCGATTGACCTCGGGGCGACTTACGGACTGGTGTCGAACAACTATGTCCGCAATGGTGGTGACGGTTTCAAGATGTTCGTAGACGCCACGGACGCCTATGATTTCGGTCCGGACCTTGCCGATGTCACCGCAGAATATCTGGCGGAAAATGCACCGTACACGCCCTACACCGATGGCCGCATCACGCTGAAATAA
- a CDS encoding DUF952 domain-containing protein has protein sequence MLIYKLFRAAEYDALVAAGETAGAPVDLADGYVHFSTGDQVAVTAAKHFAGVGGLKLLAIDADALGDDLKWEVSRGGALFPHLYRKLRVADVVWVRDLPLQDGQHQFDGVTL, from the coding sequence ATCCTGATCTACAAATTATTCCGTGCCGCCGAATATGATGCCCTTGTCGCCGCTGGTGAGACGGCTGGCGCGCCTGTCGATCTTGCTGACGGCTATGTGCATTTCTCGACCGGTGATCAGGTCGCCGTGACCGCTGCCAAACATTTCGCCGGAGTGGGTGGGCTGAAACTGCTCGCCATCGACGCCGACGCGCTGGGCGATGACCTGAAATGGGAGGTGTCGCGCGGCGGCGCGCTGTTCCCTCATCTCTACCGAAAGTTGCGGGTGGCGGATGTGGTCTGGGTACGGGACCTACCGCTTCAGGACGGACAACACCAATTCGACGGTGTGACGCTGTGA
- a CDS encoding quinone-dependent dihydroorotate dehydrogenase, with protein MVERAGLAVLHRINPEIAHGLALRALQTGLVPLPGLVTSARLRTELGGLSLANPIGLAAGFDKNAVVLAPLSRAGFGFVEAGATTPRPQPGNQRPRLYRLGKDRAVINRFGFNNNGMQAMATHLAMRPKDAVIGLNLGANKDSADRAGDFARVLAHCGQWLDFATVNVSSPNTERLRDLQGKAALAGLLDGVMTARDGVSRDNQSGPLPIFLKIAPDMELGALKDIADVAMGSGISGIIATNTTLDRSGLRSAHAAEPGGLSGQPLFDRSTRVLARLSLLTKGQMPLIGVGGVGSAEQAYAKIRAGASAVQLYTALIYSGLSLVPKIARGLDDLLARDGFETVAEAVGTDRESWL; from the coding sequence ATCGTTGAGCGCGCAGGCCTCGCGGTATTGCACCGGATCAATCCGGAAATCGCGCATGGCCTTGCGCTGCGGGCACTGCAAACCGGGCTGGTGCCGCTGCCGGGACTTGTGACCTCGGCGCGGCTGCGCACAGAACTGGGCGGCTTGTCGCTGGCCAACCCCATCGGCCTTGCCGCCGGCTTTGACAAGAACGCCGTCGTGCTGGCACCGCTCAGCCGTGCTGGCTTCGGATTCGTCGAGGCAGGGGCCACAACGCCGCGCCCGCAGCCCGGCAATCAACGACCAAGGCTGTATCGTCTGGGCAAAGACCGCGCAGTGATCAACCGCTTTGGTTTTAACAACAACGGGATGCAGGCGATGGCCACGCACCTCGCCATGCGCCCGAAAGATGCAGTGATCGGCCTCAACCTTGGTGCGAACAAGGACAGCGCCGACCGGGCCGGCGATTTTGCCCGTGTGCTGGCGCATTGCGGTCAATGGCTCGACTTTGCGACGGTAAATGTCAGCTCGCCCAATACCGAACGTCTGCGCGATCTTCAGGGCAAGGCGGCGCTGGCCGGTCTGCTCGACGGTGTGATGACCGCGCGCGACGGAGTGTCGCGTGATAATCAGAGCGGGCCGCTGCCAATCTTTCTCAAGATCGCGCCGGACATGGAGCTTGGCGCGCTCAAGGATATTGCCGATGTTGCCATGGGCTCGGGCATATCGGGCATCATCGCCACCAACACCACGCTGGATCGTTCTGGCCTGCGCTCGGCGCATGCGGCTGAACCGGGTGGGTTGTCCGGTCAGCCGCTGTTTGACCGCTCGACACGGGTGCTGGCGCGGCTGTCGTTGCTGACCAAGGGCCAGATGCCACTGATCGGCGTTGGCGGCGTAGGATCCGCGGAACAGGCCTATGCCAAAATTCGTGCCGGGGCTTCGGCTGTGCAGCTATACACTGCGCTGATTTATTCAGGTCTGTCGCTGGTGCCAAAGATCGCGCGGGGGCTGGACGATCTGCTGGCGCGCGACGGGTTTGAAACGGTGGCTGAAGCCGTGGGAACCGACCGCGAAAGCTGGCTCTGA
- a CDS encoding phosphoribosylanthranilate isomerase: MADIRVKICGLRQPSDVTAVAQAGAAYAGFVFFPKSPRHVTMVQARELAILAPVGLAKVALVVDADDALLDEIVAQVPLDLLQLHGRETPERVVAIKARYGLPVMKAVGIAASEDLPALDIYGKVADQLLVDARPPKGAELPGGNGLAFDWRLIAGRRWPVPWMLAGGLTPANVAKAISLTGARQVDVSSGVETAPGVKDAGLFRDFVAAARIELAVPKL, translated from the coding sequence ATGGCTGATATACGTGTGAAAATCTGTGGGCTGCGGCAGCCGTCCGATGTGACGGCGGTTGCGCAAGCCGGGGCGGCTTATGCAGGGTTTGTATTCTTTCCGAAATCGCCGCGCCACGTGACCATGGTTCAGGCGCGTGAACTCGCCATATTGGCGCCAGTGGGATTAGCCAAGGTCGCGTTGGTGGTCGATGCAGATGATGCCCTGCTGGACGAGATTGTCGCCCAGGTGCCTCTGGACCTGTTGCAACTGCATGGACGCGAAACCCCGGAGCGGGTGGTGGCGATCAAGGCGCGCTATGGTTTACCTGTGATGAAAGCCGTGGGGATTGCCGCATCCGAAGACCTGCCTGCGCTGGACATCTATGGCAAAGTCGCCGACCAGTTGTTGGTCGATGCGCGGCCACCAAAAGGCGCAGAATTGCCCGGCGGCAATGGGCTGGCGTTTGACTGGCGGCTGATCGCGGGGCGGCGCTGGCCTGTGCCGTGGATGCTGGCCGGGGGATTGACGCCTGCCAATGTGGCCAAGGCGATTTCGCTGACCGGCGCGCGACAGGTCGATGTCTCATCTGGCGTGGAAACCGCGCCGGGGGTCAAGGACGCTGGGCTGTTCCGCGATTTTGTTGCCGCCGCACGCATTGAACTGGCTGTGCCGAAGCTCTGA
- a CDS encoding lipopolysaccharide assembly protein LapA domain-containing protein — translation MRYIRYAFLAALAIVLISVALANRELVTLKLLPGDLSVLLGMQETIQLPMFLVIFGGIVAGLLIGFVWEWLREHKHRAEASRRQSEVKQLERELRRVKGQRDKDKDEVLALLDEAG, via the coding sequence ATGCGTTACATCCGCTATGCCTTTTTGGCGGCCCTTGCGATTGTGCTGATCTCGGTTGCGCTGGCCAACCGGGAGCTTGTCACGCTAAAGCTGCTGCCGGGGGACTTGTCGGTCCTGCTGGGTATGCAGGAGACGATCCAGCTGCCGATGTTCTTGGTGATCTTTGGCGGCATCGTTGCGGGTCTTCTGATCGGCTTTGTCTGGGAATGGCTGCGCGAGCACAAGCACCGCGCCGAAGCCAGCCGCCGCCAGTCCGAGGTCAAGCAACTCGAACGAGAATTGCGCCGGGTTAAAGGCCAGCGGGACAAGGACAAGGACGAGGTTCTTGCCCTGCTGGACGAGGCAGGCTGA
- the ihfB gene encoding integration host factor subunit beta, which produces MIRSELIQKISDDNPHLYQRDVERIVNTIFDEITDAMSRGDRVELRGFGAFSVKKRDARVGRNPRTGESVEVEEKHVPFFKTGKLLRDRLNGK; this is translated from the coding sequence ATGATTAGGTCTGAATTGATCCAGAAGATTTCTGACGACAATCCGCATTTATACCAGCGGGATGTAGAGCGGATCGTAAACACGATCTTTGACGAGATTACGGATGCCATGTCACGTGGCGACCGGGTGGAGTTGCGCGGTTTTGGCGCCTTTTCCGTCAAGAAGCGTGATGCCAGGGTGGGACGAAATCCGCGCACCGGGGAATCGGTCGAAGTTGAGGAAAAGCATGTGCCATTCTTCAAGACCGGAAAACTGCTGCGCGACAGACTGAACGGAAAATAA
- the rpsA gene encoding 30S ribosomal protein S1, with protein sequence MCAKASMEDFEALLNESFEMDTPDEGSVVKGKVIAIEAGQAIIDVGYKMEGRVELKEFANPGEQPDISVGDTVEVFLRQVENSRGEAVISREMARREEAWDRLEKAYADDARVEGAIFGRVKGGFTVDLGGAVAFLPGSQVDVRPVRDAGPLMGLKQPFQILKMDRRRGNIVVSRRAILEESRAEQRAEVIGNLTEGQAVDGVVKNITEYGAFVDLGGVDGLLHVTDMAWRRVNHPSEILSIGETVKVQVIKINKETHRISLGMKQLQEDPWDMVAGKYPLESSHTGRVTNITDYGAFVELEPGVEGLVHVSEMSWTKKNVHPGKIVSTSQEVEVMVLEIDQAKRRVSLGLKQTMRNPWEVFAETHPEGKEVEGEVKNITEFGLFIGLEGEIDGMVHLSDLSWDERGEEAIQNYRKGDVVQAVVSEVDIEKERISLSIKALGGDKFSEAVGGVKRGSIVTVEVTAIEDGGIEVEYEGMKSFIRRSDLSRDRAEQRPERFSVGNKVDVRVTNVDAKTRRLGLSVKAREIAEEKEAVEQFGSSDSGASLGDILGAALKRDE encoded by the coding sequence ATGTGCGCTAAAGCATCAATGGAGGATTTCGAAGCCCTCCTTAACGAAAGCTTCGAAATGGACACCCCCGATGAGGGATCGGTTGTCAAAGGCAAGGTCATCGCCATCGAAGCGGGACAAGCCATCATCGACGTCGGCTACAAGATGGAAGGCCGTGTCGAGCTCAAGGAATTTGCGAATCCCGGCGAACAGCCCGACATTTCCGTCGGCGATACCGTCGAAGTGTTTCTGCGTCAGGTCGAAAACTCGCGCGGTGAAGCTGTCATTTCGCGTGAAATGGCCCGCCGCGAAGAAGCTTGGGATCGTCTCGAAAAGGCTTATGCCGACGACGCGCGCGTCGAAGGTGCGATCTTTGGTCGGGTCAAGGGCGGCTTTACCGTCGATCTGGGGGGCGCTGTTGCGTTCCTGCCGGGCTCGCAGGTTGATGTGCGCCCCGTGCGCGATGCAGGCCCGCTCATGGGTCTCAAGCAGCCGTTCCAGATCCTCAAAATGGACCGTCGCCGTGGCAACATCGTTGTATCGCGTCGCGCGATCCTCGAAGAATCCCGTGCTGAGCAGCGTGCCGAAGTTATCGGCAATCTGACCGAAGGTCAGGCTGTTGACGGCGTTGTCAAGAACATCACCGAGTACGGCGCATTTGTCGACCTTGGCGGCGTAGACGGCCTGCTGCACGTGACCGACATGGCGTGGCGCCGTGTGAACCACCCGTCCGAGATCCTGTCGATCGGCGAGACGGTCAAGGTTCAGGTCATCAAGATCAACAAAGAGACGCACCGTATCTCCCTTGGCATGAAGCAGCTTCAGGAAGATCCGTGGGACATGGTTGCCGGCAAGTACCCGCTGGAATCGTCGCACACTGGTCGCGTCACCAACATCACCGATTACGGTGCATTTGTTGAGCTTGAGCCCGGTGTCGAAGGTCTGGTTCACGTTTCGGAAATGTCCTGGACCAAAAAGAACGTGCACCCGGGCAAGATCGTGTCCACCTCGCAAGAGGTTGAGGTCATGGTTCTGGAAATCGACCAGGCCAAGCGCCGCGTTTCACTGGGTCTCAAGCAGACCATGCGCAACCCATGGGAAGTGTTTGCAGAAACACACCCCGAGGGCAAAGAGGTCGAGGGCGAGGTCAAGAACATCACCGAATTCGGTCTGTTCATCGGTCTCGAAGGCGAAATCGACGGCATGGTGCACTTGTCCGACCTCAGCTGGGACGAGCGCGGCGAAGAGGCGATCCAGAACTATCGCAAAGGCGATGTGGTTCAGGCCGTTGTCTCGGAAGTCGACATTGAGAAAGAGCGTATCTCGCTCTCGATCAAGGCACTGGGTGGCGACAAGTTCTCCGAAGCGGTTGGCGGCGTAAAGCGCGGCTCGATCGTGACGGTTGAAGTCACCGCGATCGAAGATGGTGGCATCGAGGTCGAGTACGAGGGCATGAAGTCCTTTATTCGCCGCAGCGACCTGTCGCGTGATCGTGCCGAGCAGCGCCCCGAGCGGTTCTCGGTTGGCAACAAGGTCGATGTGCGCGTGACCAATGTTGACGCGAAGACCCGCCGTCTGGGTCTGTCGGTCAAGGCGCGCGAAATCGCCGAAGAGAAAGAAGCCGTCGAGCAATTCGGATCGTCCGATTCGGGTGCGTCGCTGGGCGACATTCTTGGTGCGGCGCTCAAACGCGACGAGTGA
- a CDS encoding d(CMP) kinase: MAFTIAVDGPAAAGKGTISRAVAAHFGFAHLDTGLLYRAVGRRTLDGIKAIDAATVLVAEDLLADDLRSPEVAQAASKVAVLPEVRAALVDFQRAFARRSGGAVLDGRDIGTVICPEAEAKLFITASAEVRAQRRFAELVADGVRTDFDRVLSDVWERDARDMGRADAPLRPAEDAVRIDTSQIDIDAAVAQAIDAVNRAHRSD, encoded by the coding sequence ATGGCGTTCACAATTGCAGTCGACGGCCCGGCAGCTGCGGGCAAGGGCACGATCAGCCGGGCCGTGGCGGCGCATTTCGGCTTTGCGCACCTGGACACGGGGCTGCTCTATCGCGCGGTCGGGCGGCGGACTTTGGACGGGATCAAAGCGATAGACGCGGCGACTGTCCTGGTCGCCGAGGATCTTTTGGCCGATGATTTGCGCAGTCCCGAAGTGGCGCAGGCAGCATCAAAGGTGGCGGTCCTACCGGAAGTGCGCGCCGCATTGGTGGATTTCCAGCGCGCGTTTGCCCGCCGGTCCGGCGGTGCAGTGCTGGACGGACGCGACATCGGCACCGTGATCTGCCCCGAGGCCGAGGCCAAGTTGTTCATCACCGCGAGCGCCGAAGTGCGTGCGCAGCGCCGCTTTGCCGAACTGGTCGCCGATGGGGTGCGCACCGATTTCGACCGAGTGCTGTCGGATGTGTGGGAACGTGATGCGCGCGACATGGGTCGCGCCGACGCGCCGTTGCGTCCGGCAGAGGATGCGGTGCGGATCGATACATCGCAGATCGACATCGACGCGGCTGTGGCGCAGGCCATAGACGCCGTCAACCGGGCGCACCGATCCGACTGA
- the aroA gene encoding 3-phosphoshikimate 1-carboxyvinyltransferase: MSAHGTPIPMTAERSGPLKGQAHVPGDKSISHRSLILGAMAVGETRVSGLLEGQDVLDTATAMRAFGAEVTDHGAGVWTVNGVGVGGFSEPGNVIDCGNSGTGVRLLMGAMATSPIVATFTGDTSLNKRPMARVTDPLALFGTQAFGRSGGRLPMTILGATDPVPVRYTVPVPSAQVKSAVLLAGLNAPGETVVIEREATRDHSERMLAGFGAEISTEVTDEGRVITLKGRPELKPQTIVVPRDPSSAAFPVCAALIVEGSDVLVPNIGLNPTRAGLFTTLQEMGADLVFENLREEGGEPVADLRARFSPDLKGIEVPPDRAASMIDEYPVLSVVAANAQGRTVMRGVKELRVKESDRIDAMASGLRLNGVTVEDGPDWWIVEGRGQGEVPGGAQVQSHLDHRIAMSFLILGMASKRPVSVDDGSPIATSFPIFEPLMEALGAHIKRDEA; encoded by the coding sequence ATGTCCGCACATGGCACACCCATTCCGATGACCGCCGAACGTTCTGGCCCGCTGAAGGGGCAGGCGCATGTGCCGGGGGACAAGTCGATCTCGCACCGCAGTCTGATTCTGGGTGCGATGGCTGTGGGTGAAACCAGAGTAAGCGGCCTGCTCGAAGGGCAGGATGTACTGGACACGGCGACTGCGATGCGCGCCTTTGGTGCTGAGGTCACAGATCACGGCGCGGGAGTCTGGACCGTGAACGGCGTTGGTGTTGGCGGCTTTTCAGAGCCGGGGAATGTGATCGACTGCGGCAATTCAGGCACGGGTGTCCGATTGCTCATGGGGGCGATGGCGACCTCGCCGATTGTTGCGACCTTTACCGGCGACACCAGTCTGAACAAACGACCGATGGCGCGGGTCACGGATCCGCTGGCGCTGTTTGGCACGCAGGCTTTTGGTCGCTCGGGCGGTCGTTTGCCGATGACCATTCTGGGCGCGACCGATCCGGTGCCGGTTCGCTACACCGTGCCCGTTCCCTCGGCTCAGGTGAAATCGGCAGTGCTGCTGGCTGGCCTGAATGCCCCCGGCGAGACGGTCGTGATCGAGCGCGAAGCGACGCGCGACCATTCCGAGCGGATGCTGGCTGGCTTTGGCGCAGAGATCTCGACCGAAGTCACCGACGAAGGCCGGGTTATCACCCTCAAAGGTCGTCCCGAGCTGAAACCGCAGACCATTGTCGTGCCGCGTGATCCCAGTTCGGCAGCGTTTCCGGTCTGCGCGGCGCTGATCGTCGAAGGCTCGGACGTTCTGGTGCCGAATATCGGGCTGAATCCGACGCGTGCGGGGCTGTTCACCACCTTGCAGGAGATGGGCGCCGATCTGGTGTTCGAAAATCTGCGCGAAGAAGGAGGCGAGCCAGTGGCCGATCTGCGCGCCCGGTTCTCGCCCGATCTCAAAGGGATTGAGGTACCGCCCGACCGTGCCGCCAGCATGATCGACGAATACCCGGTCCTGTCGGTTGTGGCGGCGAATGCGCAGGGGCGCACCGTGATGCGCGGCGTCAAAGAATTGCGGGTCAAGGAATCCGACCGCATCGACGCCATGGCCAGCGGCCTGCGGCTGAACGGTGTCACGGTCGAGGATGGTCCGGACTGGTGGATCGTCGAGGGGCGGGGCCAGGGCGAAGTGCCGGGCGGCGCGCAGGTTCAGAGCCATCTGGATCACCGCATTGCGATGTCGTTCCTGATCCTTGGTATGGCCAGTAAACGCCCCGTCAGTGTCGATGATGGCAGTCCGATTGCCACCTCCTTTCCGATCTTCGAGCCGCTGATGGAGGCGCTGGGCGCGCACATAAAACGCGACGAGGCCTGA
- the trmB gene encoding tRNA (guanosine(46)-N7)-methyltransferase TrmB encodes MTQDTHSSGAPWRNFYGRFKGKTLRPSQEIYLDEDLEALSPGPIGWEENPGRAPLDLTPVFDGAPVWLEIGFGGGEHLVHQAQSNPQVGLIGCEPFINGVAMLLGKVRKAEVQNLRLYPGDVRNLFDVLPDGTIDKAFLLYPDPWPKKRHHRRRFVTEEFLDPLHRVLKPGAEFRVATDIPDYVRQTLLEVPKAGFEWLAEGPQDWRDPWKDWIPTRYEKKALREDRVPHYLTFRRV; translated from the coding sequence ATGACGCAGGACACACACTCATCAGGCGCGCCGTGGCGCAATTTCTATGGACGCTTCAAGGGCAAGACCCTGCGGCCCAGTCAGGAAATCTATCTTGACGAGGATCTGGAGGCGCTGTCGCCGGGTCCCATCGGTTGGGAGGAAAACCCCGGGCGGGCGCCGCTGGATCTGACGCCAGTCTTTGACGGCGCGCCGGTCTGGCTCGAGATCGGGTTTGGCGGGGGCGAACATCTGGTGCATCAGGCGCAGTCCAACCCGCAGGTCGGTCTGATCGGATGCGAGCCGTTTATCAATGGCGTGGCGATGCTGTTGGGCAAGGTGCGCAAGGCCGAGGTACAGAATCTGCGACTCTATCCCGGCGATGTGCGCAACCTTTTTGACGTGCTGCCGGATGGGACCATCGACAAGGCGTTTTTGTTGTATCCTGATCCCTGGCCCAAAAAACGTCACCATCGGCGGCGGTTTGTGACGGAGGAATTCCTGGATCCGTTGCATCGGGTTTTGAAGCCGGGGGCAGAATTCCGCGTGGCAACGGATATTCCAGACTACGTTCGCCAGACCTTGCTAGAGGTGCCAAAGGCCGGGTTTGAGTGGCTTGCCGAGGGGCCACAGGACTGGCGCGACCCCTGGAAGGACTGGATTCCGACGCGATACGAGAAAAAGGCGCTGCGCGAAGACCGGGTGCCGCACTACCTAACGTTCCGCCGGGTCTGA
- the metK gene encoding methionine adenosyltransferase — translation MSRKNYTFTSESVSEGHPDKVCDRISDAILDAFLAEDPLARVACETFATTDRVVVGGEVGLTDQDKLAEYMEAVPDIVRACIKDIGYEQDKFHHATCEITNLLHEQSAHIAQGVTGGGNRDEGAGDQGIMFGYATNETEALMPAPIQYSHAILRRLAEVRKSGAEPLLRPDAKSQLSVRYVDGKPVGVSSIVLSTQHADSSQSSDDIRAIVEPYFHEVLPDGWITADTEWWVNPTGTFVIGGPDGDAGLTGRKIIVDTYGGAAPHGGGAFSGKDPTKVDRSAAYAARYLAKNVVAAGMAERCTIQLSYAIGVARPLSIYADTHGTGAVDPAQIERAIPKVMDLTPRGIRTHLDMNKPIYARTAAYGHFGRAPEADGGFSWERTDLAEALKNAI, via the coding sequence ATGTCACGCAAGAACTACACGTTTACGTCCGAGTCCGTCTCGGAAGGGCACCCCGACAAGGTTTGCGACCGCATTTCGGATGCGATCCTTGATGCCTTTCTGGCTGAGGATCCGCTGGCGCGTGTCGCCTGCGAAACCTTTGCCACAACAGATCGCGTTGTCGTAGGCGGAGAAGTTGGTCTGACGGATCAGGACAAACTCGCCGAGTACATGGAGGCGGTGCCGGATATCGTGCGCGCCTGTATCAAAGACATCGGGTACGAGCAGGACAAGTTCCACCACGCGACGTGCGAGATCACCAACCTGTTGCACGAACAGTCGGCGCATATCGCCCAAGGGGTCACCGGCGGCGGCAACCGGGACGAAGGTGCCGGCGACCAGGGTATCATGTTTGGCTATGCCACCAACGAGACAGAGGCGCTGATGCCTGCGCCGATCCAGTATTCCCACGCGATTCTGCGCCGCCTGGCCGAAGTACGCAAATCCGGCGCAGAGCCGCTGTTGCGCCCAGATGCCAAATCGCAGCTTTCGGTGCGGTATGTGGACGGCAAGCCGGTTGGCGTCTCTTCGATCGTGCTGTCGACCCAGCATGCCGATTCAAGCCAGTCGAGCGATGATATCCGTGCCATCGTCGAACCCTATTTTCACGAAGTTCTGCCCGACGGCTGGATCACCGCCGACACCGAATGGTGGGTCAACCCCACGGGCACCTTTGTCATCGGTGGACCGGACGGCGACGCCGGCCTGACCGGGCGCAAGATCATCGTTGATACGTATGGCGGTGCGGCCCCGCACGGCGGTGGCGCGTTCTCGGGCAAAGATCCGACCAAGGTGGATCGCTCGGCGGCCTATGCCGCGCGCTATCTGGCCAAGAACGTCGTAGCGGCGGGCATGGCGGAACGCTGCACCATTCAGCTGAGCTATGCCATCGGCGTGGCGCGTCCGCTGTCGATTTATGCCGACACGCACGGCACAGGCGCAGTCGATCCGGCGCAGATCGAACGCGCCATTCCCAAGGTGATGGATCTGACGCCGCGCGGTATTCGCACCCATCTGGACATGAACAAGCCGATTTATGCCCGCACTGCCGCCTATGGCCATTTCGGGCGCGCGCCCGAGGCCGATGGCGGTTTCTCGTGGGAGCGTACCGATCTGGCCGAGGCGCTGAAAAACGCGATCTAG